ATACGTATCAGGAGCGCGTGCAAGAACGCTTCACGGAGCGTGCCCAGGCTTCCTATACGCCGAGCCTCAAGCCACCCGAGCCCATGATGGAGCCCGAGACGGACCTCACGTGGGATGGAATTCTGGAGGACGACCTCAAAACGCTACGGGAACTGATCGACAAGACCAAACGGTCGGATGAGGATCACGGCTGATCGCCGACCCGAACACCAGGTTTGAATTTCCTTCAGCCGGCCCCGTCTTCGAGGCCGGCTGATTTTTTAGCGGCCATGCTCAACGAGCCGGCCCGACAGCCGCCGCCTGTACGCCGAACGCAGTGAGATCGAACTCCCCCGCCACGCCCCAGCCCTCCGGGCGCTGTACATCGGCGAGGACACGCCGGGGGTGGGGCTGAATCCGATCGGTGGTTGAATTCGAGAACCGCATCCAGGTGTCGAGGTCGTTACTGGGCATCTCAGCGACGAAAAAAATCGCATCCTCGTTCCCTCGCCGCCCATACACGTTCTCGGTATAGGTATCCGGGTTGTCGAGCGGTGGGGTGCCCTCCACACGGATCTCCTGTGCTCGCGATGGTCCGATGCCGTTGTTGATGAGCAGATTGCGATAAAACACCGTTCCTCCTGAGGCCGCTCTACCATCGCCGTGTTTATATCGGATGCCGTCCCCTTCGTTGGAATAAACGGTGTTATGCTCGATCCTGTTGTTGCTTGCCGCCTGGATCTGAATGCCGCTTCCGGTGCCGTCCAGAAGTCGGGTACCATACACCACGTTGTTGCGCACGACATTATCGGTAGATTTGAACTCGACCATGATGCCAGCTTTTGTATTCCCTACCACCAATGACTCCTCCACGATGTTGTTTGTATTGTTGATATCGAGCCAGATTCCCGGGCCCAGGTTGTAGGCGGCGTAGTGCCTCCGGATCGTCGTGTAGGTGGTCTCGACAAACTTGCCGCCGCCGGCCTCCCAGCGCGCGTCATACCCCTTCCAGTTGTTGCCCACACTCCGGTTGTCTTCCAGCAGAGAGTGGCTCGTCCGGCTGCTCCATCCCATCTGACCGTTGTACATGGACCAGTTGCCCCTGAACGTTTGCTGGTGCCCTCCAACCATGATCCCCAGCCCGTTACACCATGCAACCAGGTTCTGCTCCACCTGCCACCGGCTACCTACCGACTGGAAACAGCCGTTTTTCCCGGAATTTGGCGCATGCAGGAAGATCATTCCGATGATACGGACATGGTGAACCGCCGAGTCCGCCCCGGTGAGCAACATCGGCCGTAATCCGGTTTCGATCGACAGGCTATCGGGCCGGCGGGACTCCCGAAAACGGGTCACTATCCGGCGGGGGGCTTCCGGTTCACCATCGACCCAGAACGCCCCTGGCCGCAGGTTCTCCCGGGCGTAAACCGCCCGCAACGGCAATCCATCCACCACGATCAACTCGGGGCGGAATACATCCTGTGGACGGTTTTTGGACCGATGCATCGGAAGCGACGCCGTCCACGCACGTTCCCAGTCGTTCTCCGAGGCCATCCAACCGTCTTGCGCCACTTCGGCGCCGCTCACGACGACCGCTTCTCCGGGGTAGGCCGCCAGCGTGATCGGCCTGTCGGCAGTTCCTCCTTTTTGAAACAGCACCGATTCACGATACACGCCGGCACGGACGAGCACCGCATCCCCTGCACCGGCCCACTGCAGGGCGAAGGCGATCGTACGGCAGGGTGCCTCTTCGGTACAGGCTCCCGTATCGGCGCCGGCGCGTTGGTCAACCCATACGAGCCGCCCCTGTGGACTGATTACCCGCCGCAGGCTGTCTATCTCCACAATCGGGGAAGCATGCCAGGGGGTTTGAGCGACAAATCGGGTGACCAGGGCGCCGGCGGGTTCAGGCGCCCGATCGAGCTGCGGGGGTGGTACCACCTGCGCTTGACAGGCCGAACACAGGAGTCCCAGGCACAATCCCACCAGAAGCGTGTATCTTGGGTACATCATTCTCTTTGTACTATCCCTCAGGGGTAAGAAGGCTAACGCTCTTTCGGCCGTTCCTCACAACCGAATCAACGGAATCATTCACTCTATCGTATCGACGGCATATCAACTAGTATGATTTCGATCGACAGATCGTCAAAAAAACAGGTCCTCGAGCAGCTGAAGGAGCAACTACGCTACGCCCTCGCAACGGGTGCGTTTCCGATTGACTCGCGTATGCCTTCGACACGCGTCCTGGCCGCCCAGCTCACGATCTCTTTTCACACCGTTCGCAAAGCCTATCAAGATCTGTCCGAGGAGGGGCTGCTCGAAGCTGTTCAGGGAAGCGGCTTTCGCGTCCTCGAACGGGTCGCACCGAATACGGAGGAACGGATGGAAAAGGGGGCCTCGATCGTACACGATGCACTCCAACAGTTGCTGGGGTTGGGACTCGAGGAATCGGAAGTCGAGTACTTGCTTGCCGAGCAGTTTTCGGTACTCGAGAAGGCTAGCGAGCGGCCGCGGGTGCTGTTTGTCGCCACATACACCGAAATGGCGGAAGCCTGTGCGGAGGTCGTTTCGCATACCCTCCAAGTGCCCGTCGAAGCCGTCTCGTTGCGAGCGCTGAGCCGGGAGTTGGACACCGAGTACGCGATCACGCCGCATACGCTGCTTCGCGAAGCCATGGACCGGCTTCCGCAAAGCGACGTAATCGGCGCCACAATCTACCTGACACCCGAAACACTCGACCGGGTCGCGCGCCTGCGTGCTCACGAGACGCTCGGCGTGGTTAGTTATTATGCTGAAACGATTCCGCATCTCATGAAGGAGATCCAACACCAGACCGGCTTTGAAGGACAGATACTCGGGGCATCCATTGAACAGGGCGCGCGCCATATATCGCAGCTCACCGGCCAGTTCGACGTTCTGGTATACACACCAAAAAGCCGGCGCCGGCTGCTCCAGGTTCGCCACGACATTCAGCATCTCCTCTCGCCAATCGGCTGGTATATCGCACGCGACTCGATCGACGCGATCAAAGAGATGCTCCCTTCCTGATGGGTAGTCCTGTCATTCGATCGACCTTCCGGAAATATGCTCTTCGAACGCGGCAGCGACGCGCTCGCGCTCTTCGGCTTCGATCTGGTCTGGATACTTCACGCGCGCGTGGTGCATGCCCACCAGCAGCGAGAGAAAAGTCTCTTTGATGATCGTCAGATCACTAAACGTAAGATCGGTCTCATCGAGTTGCCCGTCTGTCATGCGGGCCCGAAAAATGGTGTCGATGAGGGACTCGAGCCGTTTATGAGTCGGTTCCGAGAGGCTTCGGCTGGCGGCCTCAACCGAGTCGGCCAGCATAAGTATGCCGGTTTCGCGCGACTGCGGTCGGGGGCCAGGATACCGAAACTCGCCTTCCTGAACGGATTCCAACAGGCTGTGTTCTTCTGCTTTTCGATAGAAATACTCGATCAGCGTGGTCCCATGGTGCATCGGGATAAAATCCAACACGCGGATGGGGAGGTTGTGTTGCCGGCCGATCTCGAGGCCCTCCTTCACATGGCTGGCGATGATCAGCGCGCTCATGCGCGGTTTGATTTGATCGTGCGGGTTTTCGTTCTTCCGCTGATTCTCTACAAAATACTCCGCCTTCGGCATCTTCCCGATATCATGGTACAACGCGCCGACCCGCGCCAGCAACGCATTGGCGCCAATCGCGTCGGCGGCCGTCTCGGCCAGGTTGGCGACCTGCAGGCTATGACTAAATGTCCCCGGTGCACGCGTGCTTAATTCCTTGAGCAGGGGCCGGTTCGTGTCCGATAACTCGAGTAGCGTCAGATCCGTCGTGATGTCGAATGCCCGTTCGAAGATCCAGAGGAGCGGCAGCGAGACGATCAACATGAGCGAGTTGATGCCCACGCGGATCATCTCCTCCCCGAACAATCCCGGCGGGGTGTCATACATGAGCCACGTCGCTCCGAGCACCAGGCCGTAGCCGAGGAAAACCATGCCGGCGCTCAGGAAGATCTGTCCCCGGTTTTTGATGTCACGCACACTGAAGACGGCCAGATTACAGGCAAATATCGTCGCGAACGTAAACTCAAAGTCATACCCTAACAGGTGGCCGCCGACCAGCGCCAGCGTCAAAAGCCCGAAGAGCGCCACGCGAGAATCGAACATGACGGTGAGCATCACAGGCGCCACGGCGACGGGGACGGCGTACATCCCGAAGAGCGGGTATCGGATCGCGATCGCGTACGAACCGATGATCCCGGCGAACAGCAGGGCGATGAGGAGCACCTTTCGGTTGTCATCGTAAATTTGCCGTCGCAGCGAATAGAGATAGAGGAAGAACAGGAGATGGGTCGCAAGCGCAAGGAAGAGCTGGCCCAACGCCAGTTTCCAGGGCAGCTTCCGGCCCATCCGTTCCTGCTGGGCGCGTTCGAGCGATGTGAGCCGGCGCTTGATCTCCCGCGTCACCTTTTCGCCGTTTTCCACGATGATGCTGCCGGCTTCCACCATGCCGCGCGTGGGCGAGATCCGCTGCTCCTTGCGCTGCCACTCCCGCATCGTCTCCGCGCGCAGGTAGGTGAGGGAGTGCTGGAACATGGCGATAAAAAGTGCCTCCCCCACACCCACATAGTCGGGATTGTTGGGGTATTGCTTTGAGAACTCGTCGCGTACCAGCAGAAACGCCTCATTCAGACCAAACAGACTCTCTTTTCGTTTGGTTCGGACCACCGACTCCGCCTCGTCGCGGATATAGATTTCATCCGTATACACGCTGTCGATGGGCACATCGAGGATGCCGATAGACAACAACTGGGCGCCTACACTCCACGCCTTGCGAACGAGCAAATCGTCCAGCCGGTTGCCGCGCGCCCGCCTTTCGGCGAGATCCGGATGCCGCTCGGCGTAGGATTGCACGAGCAACTGCCACTGGTTCGGGGTAAGTTTGACCCTCGCGTTACGTCGCACCTCCAGATAGGCCATCGAGTCCGGCACAGCCATCTCGACTCCGCCGGCGCGCTGACCGAGTTTAAACCGCGCATAGGCCGCAAACACGCGATCGAGGTGCAGGACGACGGTGTCTCGCTTGACCGCCATCCGTGCGGAGGCATCGAGGACTTCCTCGAAATACGGGGGGGTCGTGAATCGTACGTTCCGGCGCTCGCTCTCGATAACCTCAGGATCTTTGGCGATCGCAAAATCAAACGGCGCTACCAACGTCTCCAGCCGCCAGAAGTCGCCCTCCGCGAGGGTATAGTGATAAAAATCACCCCGGGGAAAGGCGAGATAGGTCAGCGCCACGAGGCCGAGGAATATACTTCCCTTGACGATGAGGTTGCGCTGCTGAAGGCGGGGATCCTCGAGCCGGCCACGTTCAAGCCGTTCGCCAACGGGGCGAATTCTGGGCCGGCTCTTGAAGACGTTTTTAATCCACCCCATCGTGGCGTTGCATGTTTTTGGGTTTGCGTTCCCGGTTATGTGCGCATGGAAGACTGTAGGGTATGCCAGATGGCGCGCAATGATCCAAAAACCAGCATGAGCGCTACACCTATTGACGTGTACCAGGGCCACGCAATTTCCCGTAGGCCTGTTGCCGGCGCCTCTTTAAACCACAGCATCAACCACCCGCCAGCCGGATCGTACCGCACACCGCCAACAATCGCAATCATCAAACCGACCGTGACCACAAACGCGGCGATCGCGTCCGCCTGAACCGCTTTCCGTTGAAGCAGCCCCAGCGCGAATAACCCGAGCATGCCGCCGTACGTAAACGACGCCACGGCCAGGCCGAGTTCGACGACCGGATCTGTTCGCTCTTCAAACAGGCCGGCGAAGCCGACGAAGATAATGCCCCAGATGAGGGTGAAGAAGCGCGCCATACGCAGCGCTTGATCGTCATCAAGTCGTTTGCCCGAAAACCGCTCGTACAGGTCCATCATGGACGACGAAGCCAGGGCGTTGAGCGACGAGGACAGGGTGCTCATGGCGGCCGCCACGATGCCGGCCAGGATGAGACCCGACACCCCGGGCGGCAGACCTTCGATGATAAACCGGGGGAAGACCTCATCGGCCCGGGTCAGCCCCAGTTCGGCCGGCGATGCCCCATCGTAATAGGCCCAGAGCAGCACGCCGACCAGCAGGAAAAGCGTGAACTGCACCATCACGACCAGGCCGCTACCAATCAGGGCCTTGCGACTATCCTCCAGCGACCGGCAGGCTAACAGGCGCTGGACGATGAGCTGATCGCTGCCATGGGATGCCATGGAAAAAATGGCGCCACCTATAACTGCCGTCACGAAGGCGTATTGTTCGGTCACCCAGTAGGCAAACGGCCGGCCCACCTCCAGATTCAAGATCTGGAGCTTGCCGGCGTCTGCCGCCCGCGCAAACCAGTCCGCCGGAGCCTCCTGTAGCAATACGAGTAACGCCACGAAGGCGCCGCCCAGGTACACCCCCATCTGAATCACATCGATCCAGATTACGGCCTTGATGCCCCCGATGATGGTGTAAAAGATGGTAAAAAGACCAATTGAGAGCGTGATTTCGAAGTAGGAGAGCGAAACGCCCGAAGCATCCGCGATCAGCTTAATGGGGATTGCGGTCGCGAAGAGGCGTACCCCATCGGCCAGCAACCGGGTGCACAGAAACGTGACCGAGGCTACAGCCTGGGTCTGCCGACCGAAGCGCTCCCCCAGGAAAGCATACGCAGTGACAAATTCGCCGCTGGCGTACCGGGGCAACATGATCACACTCACGGCGATCCGGCCAATGAGATATCCCAGGGTAAGTTGGAGGAATGTCATCGTGCCGGCATAAGCCACCGCCGGCACTCCGATCACGGTAAGGGTGCTGGTCTCCGTCGCCACAATCGAAAAACAGACGGCCCACCACGGCAACGAGCGGCTGCCCAGGAAATAGTCGGTCCGGCTCGTCTGCCTCCCCCCGATCCAGGCGCCTATCCCGAGCACACCCACAAGGTATATTGCAATAACGGTATAATCTAGCGGGGTCAGCATGGGCCGGCCGGTTGGGTGAAGGCAAACATCATGGATGGGCGCTAGGATCGGGGATTGAGCAAGGCCAGCAGGCCAACCTGGTCCAGTATGGGGATGCCGAGCTTGACGGCGGCGTCGTACTTGGCGCCCGACGATTCGCCCGCGACGACAAAGTCGGTTTTTTTACTCACGCTTGAGGCCACCTTCCCGCCGGCCGCCTTGATGAGCCCCTGCGCTTCCGCCCGCCCCATGCCGGGCAGGGCGCCGGTAAGCACAAACGTCCTCCCGAACGCCGCGCCCTCCGGGTCGTGCGCCGGCTCCTCCTCCGGCAACCGGGACAGGTTCACACCCAGCGCGCCTAGTTCGGTAATCAGCTGCCGATTTTTGTCCACCATGAACCAGTCGACGATGCTCTCGGCGATGACGGGACCGATACCTTCGATAGCCAGCAACTCCTCCCCCGACAGCCGCGCCATGTCCTCCACGGAGCGAATCCGACTCACCAGCAATTCCGCCGTAGTCTTTCCCACATGCCGGATGCCCAGCCCAAAAAGTAGACGCGCCATCGGACGATGGCGCGACGTCTCGATGCCGTCGAGCAGGTTCTGCGCGCGTTTCTCGGCAAAGCCTTCCAGTCGCAACAACGCCTCGAGCGTCAACCGATAGATGTCCGCCAGCGTCCGCACCAGCCCCTCCTCCCCGAGCAACACGGCCATTTTCGCGCCCAGGCCTTCGATATCCATGGCGCCCCGGCTCGCATAATGCTCGATGAGGCGTATGAACTGCGCCGGGCAGTCCGTGGCCACGCAGTACCAGTCGGCCTCACCGTCCAGGCGCACGACGGGCGAATGGCACGCCGGACATTCGCTCGGAAATATAAACAGTCGCTCGGTTCCATCCCGCATGGCCTCCATAGGGCCCACAACCTGAGGAATGACGTCGCCGGCGCGCTTCACGAGCACTGTGTCGCCGATGCGAATATCGCGCCCCCGGATATAGTCTTCATTATGCAACGTGGCCCGCGAAACCGTGACGCCCCCAATGCCGACCGGCTCAAGAATGGCCTCTGGCTTCAGCGCGCCGGTTCGCCCCACGCTGATGCCTATACCCAGTAGCCGCGTCGTTGCCTCTCGCGCCGCAAATTTGTAGGCAATCGCCCACCGTGGTGCGCTGGACACATAACCGAGTACCCTTTGGTAGGAGTGATCGTCGATCTTGACGACGATGCCGTCGATCTCGTAGTCGAGCGTGTCCCGCTGTTCGGTCCATTGCGCACAGAGGGCGACGGCCTCATCGATTCCGGACAGGCGCCTGGCGTAGGGATTGACGGGAAAGCCGAGGCCGGCCAACCACTGGAGCCCTTCCCATTGTGAGGCGGGCGGTGGGACGCCGACAGTGGGACCAATCCCGTAGGTGTAAAAATGAAGGGGGCGGGAGGCGGTAATACGGGGATCGAGCACGCGCAGGCTGCCGGCCGCGGCATTACGAGGATTGGCGAACGGCTTGCCCCCGGCCGCAATGAGTCGTTCATTCAAGGCATCGAATGCACTCGTCGGCAAATAAGCCTCCCCCCTCACTTCAAGCCGGTCCGGTAGAGCCCCCTCCCATATGCGCCCGGCGACCGGGATGGAGAGGGGTATGTCCTCGATGGTGCGTACATGCGGGGTTATGTTTTCACCCTCCACTCCATTGCCGCGAGTGGCGCCCACAACCAGCCGGCCAGCGGCATACGTCACCGCCAGGGCCAAACCGTCGATCTTCAGTTCAACGACCACTGCGGGCGTCATCGTCTCACCGAATGTAGCCTCCAGGCCTTTCTGGCACCGCGAATACCAGGCGCGCAGTTCGCCCTCGTCGAACGCATTGCCGAGCGAAAGGAGCGGGACCGGATGGCGGACTTTTTCAAACTGACTGAGCGGCGCACCGCCTACCCGCTGTGTGGGTGAGTCCTCCGCTTGGAGGTCGGGAAAGCGCGCCTCAATGGTCTGAAGCGCGCGAAAGAGGCGGTCGTAGTCGGCATCCGTGGCGGCAGGGTCATCCTGCACATAATAGGAGTACGCGAGGAAGCTGACAGCCGGCGCAAGGGTATGAACGAGTTCCGCGGCTTCCTGGTGCGACAGGGTGCCAAGCCGCTCGTATTCCTCGACCGTTTCAAATCGCGCAATGAGCCGCTTCGCCTCCTCAGCTATCGCCATACGAGTACCCGGTGATGTTCGAAAGGATCATGTGACCCTCAGGGGCGAGTGTCGCGGCGCTCGGCGAGGAATACGAGCACCGAATCCCGGTTGATGACGACCCGACCCGAAGTATCCGCCGGCACAAGCGGATACGGATGACCTTCCAGCAACACCGTCATGTCCTCGAGACGATCCTCAACCGTGATCCGGTTTGCGAACGCAAACTGGAGCGTATCCCCCTGGTCGAGCCAGTACGGTCGCCGCAGATCCCGATCAACCTGCACCCGAAAAGGATCGAGCTTATTCCACTGAGCCACGACCATCAACGATAGGCTATCGCTGAGCCTTACCAGGGCCGGCGGCGGAGGCGTGGGCTCAGCGAACTCGCCGGCAGAATCCGTCCGGGCCGCCGCTTCCGGCATGGCCGCCCCATTCGTCCCGCCGTCCCCCCGGGAAGGGCGCTGAATGAACTGGATAAGCAGCGTAAGGCCGATTACAATGGCTGCGAGAGTGCCGCCCCACTGCACCATTCCCCGGACGCCGCTCGTGCGGAATAGTGTCTGGAGGAGCGACTGGAAGCCGGCGTGAATGGCTTGGGCGGCCTGCCTGACGCCCCGTTCGAAGCCGGATGCCGGGGCGAGTACCTGTGGACGAACGAGAGGGCTACTCCGGCTGCCGGCCTTTTCAGGTACACTTCGAGAAGGTGAAGA
This genomic stretch from Rhodothermales bacterium harbors:
- a CDS encoding right-handed parallel beta-helix repeat-containing protein, which produces MVPPPQLDRAPEPAGALVTRFVAQTPWHASPIVEIDSLRRVISPQGRLVWVDQRAGADTGACTEEAPCRTIAFALQWAGAGDAVLVRAGVYRESVLFQKGGTADRPITLAAYPGEAVVVSGAEVAQDGWMASENDWERAWTASLPMHRSKNRPQDVFRPELIVVDGLPLRAVYARENLRPGAFWVDGEPEAPRRIVTRFRESRRPDSLSIETGLRPMLLTGADSAVHHVRIIGMIFLHAPNSGKNGCFQSVGSRWQVEQNLVAWCNGLGIMVGGHQQTFRGNWSMYNGQMGWSSRTSHSLLEDNRSVGNNWKGYDARWEAGGGKFVETTYTTIRRHYAAYNLGPGIWLDINNTNNIVEESLVVGNTKAGIMVEFKSTDNVVRNNVVYGTRLLDGTGSGIQIQAASNNRIEHNTVYSNEGDGIRYKHGDGRAASGGTVFYRNLLINNGIGPSRAQEIRVEGTPPLDNPDTYTENVYGRRGNEDAIFFVAEMPSNDLDTWMRFSNSTTDRIQPHPRRVLADVQRPEGWGVAGEFDLTAFGVQAAAVGPAR
- a CDS encoding GntR family transcriptional regulator yields the protein MISIDRSSKKQVLEQLKEQLRYALATGAFPIDSRMPSTRVLAAQLTISFHTVRKAYQDLSEEGLLEAVQGSGFRVLERVAPNTEERMEKGASIVHDALQQLLGLGLEESEVEYLLAEQFSVLEKASERPRVLFVATYTEMAEACAEVVSHTLQVPVEAVSLRALSRELDTEYAITPHTLLREAMDRLPQSDVIGATIYLTPETLDRVARLRAHETLGVVSYYAETIPHLMKEIQHQTGFEGQILGASIEQGARHISQLTGQFDVLVYTPKSRRRLLQVRHDIQHLLSPIGWYIARDSIDAIKEMLPS
- a CDS encoding HDIG domain-containing protein, which encodes MGWIKNVFKSRPRIRPVGERLERGRLEDPRLQQRNLIVKGSIFLGLVALTYLAFPRGDFYHYTLAEGDFWRLETLVAPFDFAIAKDPEVIESERRNVRFTTPPYFEEVLDASARMAVKRDTVVLHLDRVFAAYARFKLGQRAGGVEMAVPDSMAYLEVRRNARVKLTPNQWQLLVQSYAERHPDLAERRARGNRLDDLLVRKAWSVGAQLLSIGILDVPIDSVYTDEIYIRDEAESVVRTKRKESLFGLNEAFLLVRDEFSKQYPNNPDYVGVGEALFIAMFQHSLTYLRAETMREWQRKEQRISPTRGMVEAGSIIVENGEKVTREIKRRLTSLERAQQERMGRKLPWKLALGQLFLALATHLLFFLYLYSLRRQIYDDNRKVLLIALLFAGIIGSYAIAIRYPLFGMYAVPVAVAPVMLTVMFDSRVALFGLLTLALVGGHLLGYDFEFTFATIFACNLAVFSVRDIKNRGQIFLSAGMVFLGYGLVLGATWLMYDTPPGLFGEEMIRVGINSLMLIVSLPLLWIFERAFDITTDLTLLELSDTNRPLLKELSTRAPGTFSHSLQVANLAETAADAIGANALLARVGALYHDIGKMPKAEYFVENQRKNENPHDQIKPRMSALIIASHVKEGLEIGRQHNLPIRVLDFIPMHHGTTLIEYFYRKAEEHSLLESVQEGEFRYPGPRPQSRETGILMLADSVEAASRSLSEPTHKRLESLIDTIFRARMTDGQLDETDLTFSDLTIIKETFLSLLVGMHHARVKYPDQIEAEERERVAAAFEEHISGRSIE
- a CDS encoding sodium:solute symporter, with amino-acid sequence MLTPLDYTVIAIYLVGVLGIGAWIGGRQTSRTDYFLGSRSLPWWAVCFSIVATETSTLTVIGVPAVAYAGTMTFLQLTLGYLIGRIAVSVIMLPRYASGEFVTAYAFLGERFGRQTQAVASVTFLCTRLLADGVRLFATAIPIKLIADASGVSLSYFEITLSIGLFTIFYTIIGGIKAVIWIDVIQMGVYLGGAFVALLVLLQEAPADWFARAADAGKLQILNLEVGRPFAYWVTEQYAFVTAVIGGAIFSMASHGSDQLIVQRLLACRSLEDSRKALIGSGLVVMVQFTLFLLVGVLLWAYYDGASPAELGLTRADEVFPRFIIEGLPPGVSGLILAGIVAAAMSTLSSSLNALASSSMMDLYERFSGKRLDDDQALRMARFFTLIWGIIFVGFAGLFEERTDPVVELGLAVASFTYGGMLGLFALGLLQRKAVQADAIAAFVVTVGLMIAIVGGVRYDPAGGWLMLWFKEAPATGLREIAWPWYTSIGVALMLVFGSLRAIWHTLQSSMRT
- the ligA gene encoding NAD-dependent DNA ligase LigA; this translates as MAIAEEAKRLIARFETVEEYERLGTLSHQEAAELVHTLAPAVSFLAYSYYVQDDPAATDADYDRLFRALQTIEARFPDLQAEDSPTQRVGGAPLSQFEKVRHPVPLLSLGNAFDEGELRAWYSRCQKGLEATFGETMTPAVVVELKIDGLALAVTYAAGRLVVGATRGNGVEGENITPHVRTIEDIPLSIPVAGRIWEGALPDRLEVRGEAYLPTSAFDALNERLIAAGGKPFANPRNAAAGSLRVLDPRITASRPLHFYTYGIGPTVGVPPPASQWEGLQWLAGLGFPVNPYARRLSGIDEAVALCAQWTEQRDTLDYEIDGIVVKIDDHSYQRVLGYVSSAPRWAIAYKFAAREATTRLLGIGISVGRTGALKPEAILEPVGIGGVTVSRATLHNEDYIRGRDIRIGDTVLVKRAGDVIPQVVGPMEAMRDGTERLFIFPSECPACHSPVVRLDGEADWYCVATDCPAQFIRLIEHYASRGAMDIEGLGAKMAVLLGEEGLVRTLADIYRLTLEALLRLEGFAEKRAQNLLDGIETSRHRPMARLLFGLGIRHVGKTTAELLVSRIRSVEDMARLSGEELLAIEGIGPVIAESIVDWFMVDKNRQLITELGALGVNLSRLPEEEPAHDPEGAAFGRTFVLTGALPGMGRAEAQGLIKAAGGKVASSVSKKTDFVVAGESSGAKYDAAVKLGIPILDQVGLLALLNPRS
- a CDS encoding helix-turn-helix domain-containing protein produces the protein MVGTPIPPTVQTFLDDLIAVREDRGMTREALQQATKINLSLIEQFEHTALFDHPLFNQVYQRAILRSYARTIRVDEALLFQSFEAAIAGVYRRELAVALLGLPPLPEPRQPVVLDASTEAEIASEIASEIASDLESAHGSPTVSRRGRSSPSRSVPEKAGSRSSPLVRPQVLAPASGFERGVRQAAQAIHAGFQSLLQTLFRTSGVRGMVQWGGTLAAIVIGLTLLIQFIQRPSRGDGGTNGAAMPEAAARTDSAGEFAEPTPPPPALVRLSDSLSLMVVAQWNKLDPFRVQVDRDLRRPYWLDQGDTLQFAFANRITVEDRLEDMTVLLEGHPYPLVPADTSGRVVINRDSVLVFLAERRDTRP